TGCCGGTCTCCTGCGCCTTCTTGATGGCAACGAGCACGCGCTTGTAGTCCTTGGGCATGACCTTGACGAAGCGCTCGCGCGCGCGCTCCCAGTTGACGAGGAGGCGCGCGGCCACCGCGCTCTGGGTGTAGCGGATGTGGCGCGAGAGGAGATCCTTCACGAGCTCCACGTCCTCCACGTCCACCAGGGGCTCGAGGTCCACCATGCCGAGGTTGCAGCGGCGCTTGAAGTCGCCCGCCTCGTCGAGCACGTAGGCCACGCCGCCCGACATGCCCGCGGCGAAGTTGCGGCCGGTGCGGCCGATCACCACCACGCGGCCGCCTGTCATGTACTCGCAGCCGTGGTCGCCCACTCCCTCCACCACGGTGGCGGCCCCGCTGTTGCGCACGGCGAAGCGTTCGCCCGCGACCCCGCGGAAGTAGGCCTCGCCGCCGGTGGCTCCGTAGAGCACCACGTTGCCGACGAGGATGTTCTCCTCGGGCACGAACGTCGCCTCCCGCGGGGGATACGCGATGATCTTGCCCCCGGAGAGACCCTTGCCGAGATAGTCGTTGGCGTCGCCCTCGAGGGTGAGCGTGATGCCCTTCGGCACGAAGGCGCCGAAGCTCTGACCCGCGGACCCGGAGAAATGGAGGCGGACAGTGTCGTCGGGCAGTCCCGCCGCGCCGTGGCGCGAGGTGACCTCGTAGCCGAGGATGGTGCCGACCGTCCGGTTGACATTGCGAATCGGGAGCCGTATATCGACCGGCTCGCCCCGCTCCAGCGCGGGCCGGCACATCGGCACCAGGGTGGTCATGTCGAGCGACTTCTCGAGGCCGTGGTCCTGCTCCACGACCTTCCGGACCGCCACCTCGAGGCCTACCGCCGGGCGGTGGAGCAGCGGCGTGAGGTCGAGCCCCTTGGCCTTCCAGTGCTCCACCGCGCGGCGGACCTCCAGCCGGTCGGCGCGCCCGATCATCTCGTCCATGGTGCGGAAGCCCAGGGACGCCATGATCTCGCGCACCTCCTCCGCGATGAAGCGGAAGAAGGTCTCTACGAACTCCGGCTTGCCGGCGAACTTGGCGCGGAGGCGCGGATCCTGAGTGGCGATGCCGACGGGGCAGGTGTTCAGGTGACAGACCCGCATCATGATGCAGCCCATCACCACCAGCGGCGCGGTGGAGAAACCGAACTCCTCGGCACCCAGCAGGGCGGCGATCGCCACGTCGCGGCCCGTCTTCAGCTGGCCGTCCGCCTGCACGATGATCCGGTCGCGCAGCTTGTTGAGCACGAGCACCTGCTGCGTCTCGGCCAGGCCCAGCTCCCAGGGGACGCCGCCATGCTTGAGCGAGGTGAGCGGCGAGGCGCCCGTGCCGCCGTCGTGGCCGGAGATCAGCACCACATCCGAGTGGGCCTTGGCCACGCCCGCAGCGACGGTGCCCACGCCCACCTCGGCCACGAGCTTCACACTGATGCGCGCCCGCGGGTTCGAGTTCTTGAGGTCGTGGATGAGCTGGGCGAGGTCCTCGATCGAGTAGATGTCGTGATGCGGCGGCGGAGAGATGAGCCCCACCCCCGGCGTCGAGTGCCGCACCCGGGCGATCCACGGATAGACCTTGTGCCCCGGGAGCTGGCCGCCCTCGCCGGGCTTGGCGCCCTGGGCCATCTTGATCTGGAGGTCGTCGGCGTTGACCAGGTACTCGCTGGTGACACCGAAGCGCCCCGAGGCGACCTGCTTGATCGCGCTGCGGCGGGAATCGCCATTCGGGTCCGGCACGTAGCGGGTGGCGTCCTCGCCGCCCTCGCCGGTGTTGGACTTGCCGCCGAGGCGGTTCATGGCGATGGCGAGGGTCTCGTGGGCCTCCTGGCTGATGGACCCGTACGACATGGCGCCGGTGGCGAAGCGGCGGAGGATGCGCTCGACGGGCTCCACCTCGCTCAGCGGGATGGGCACGGGCGCCGTCTTGAACGTGAAGAGGCCGCGGAGGGTGGCGAGGGTCCGGCTCTGCTCGTCCACCGCGCGGGTGTAGTCCTTGAAGATCTTGTACTGACCGCTCCGCGTGGCGTGCTGGAGCTTGAACACCGTCTCCGGGTTGAAGAGATGGTACTCGCCGTCCCGGCGCCACTGGTACTCGCCCCCCCACTCCAGCTCGGGCTCGGCCACCGGGCGCTCGGGGAAGGCGCGCGCGTGCCGCGCCTCGGCTTCCGCCGCGATCACGTCGATGCCGACGCCCCCGATGCGGGAGGCCGTCCACGTGAAGTACTTGTCGACGAAGGCCTTGTCGAGGCCGATGGCCTCGAAGATCTGGGCGCCCCGGTACGACTGGATGGTCGAGATGCCCATCTTCGAGATGACCTTGAGCACGCCTTTGTTCAGCGCCTTGATGTAGTGCTTCACCGCGGTGGTCTGATCCAGGCCCGGGAGCATGTTCTGCCGGATCATGTCGTCGAGCGTCTCGAACGCGAGGTAGGGGTTGATGGCCCCCGCCCCGTAGCCCAGCAGCAGCGCGGCGTGATGGACCTCGCGCGCGTCGCCCGACTCCACGATCATTCCTACCTTGACGCGCAGCCCCTCGCGGATCAGGTGATGGTGCACGCCTGCGGTGGCGAGCAGGGACGGGATAGGCGCCAAGCGCTCGTTCACGCCACGGTCGGAGAGAATCAGGTAGGAGTGCCCCTCGTGCACCGCCGCGCTCGCCTGGCGGCAGAGGTCCTCGAGCGCCGCAGCCAGCGCGCCGCCGCCGCCCCGCGCCGGGTAGACCATCTGGATCGTCTTCGAGCGGTAGTGCGGCACGTCCGAGTGGCGGATGCGGGCCACTTCCTCGTTATCGAGGATCGGAGTCCTGAGCTTGAGCTGCCGCGCCGCCTCGGGGGTGGGCTCGAGGAGATTGCCCTCGGGCCCGATGGTGGTGGCGATCTGGGTCACCAGCTCCTCGCGGATCCCGTCCAGCGGCGGATTGGTGACCTGGGCGAAGAGCTGCTTGAAGTAGTCGTAGAGCAGCCGCGGCCGGTTCGAGAGCACGGCGAGGGCGGTGTCGGTGCCCATGGAGCCCACGGGCTCCTCGCCCGCGGTGGCCATCGGGGCGAGGAGGAGGCGGAGATCCTCGTGCGTGTAGCCGAAGGCCATCTGCCGCTGGAGCACCGTCTCGTGGTTGGGCTCAGGCACGTAGGGCGGCACGGGCAGCGTCTCGATGGGCCTGATATGCGTCTTCAGCCACTCGCCGTAGGGATGCTGGCCGGCGTACGCCTTCTTGAGCTCGGCGTCGTCGATGATGCGCCCCTGCGCGGTGTCGACGAGGAAGATGCGGCCGGGATGCAGACGCTCCTTGAGCAGCACGCGCTCGGCCGGGATGTCCAGCACGCCGACCTCGGACGCCATGATGACCATGTCGTCCTTGGTGACGTAGTAGCGCGAGGGCCGGAGGCCGTTCCGGTCGAGCACGGCCCCGATCACGGTGCCGTCGGTGAAGGCGATGGACGCGGGGCCGTCCCAGGGCTCCATCAAGCAGCCGTGGTACTCGTAGAAGGCCTTGCGGTCCTCGCTCATGCCCTCGTGGCCCGCCCACGCCTCGGGGATCATCATGAGAATGGCCAGCGGCAGCGGCCGGCCCGCCATCACGAGGAACTCGAGCACGTTGTCGAAGGAGGCAGAGTCGCTGCCGCCCTCGAGCACGATCGGCATCAGCTTCGTGAGGTCCTCGCCCAGCACCGAGGAGCGAACGATCGCCTCGCGCGCGTGCATCCAGTTGATGTTCCCGCGCAGGGTGTTGATCTCCCCGTTGTGGGCGATCATCCGGTACGGGTGCGCCAGCGGCCAGGACGGGAACGTGTTGGTCGAGAAGCGCTGGTGGACCAGGGCGAGCGCCGAGTCCACGAGCGGATCGATGACGTCGGGGAACATCGCCTCGATCTGGTCGGCCGAGAGCATGCCCTTGTAGATGAGGGTGTTCGCGCTGAGGCTCGGCACGTAGAAGCACTTCTTCTCGGCGAGGGCGGTCCGGTTCACCGCATGCTCGACCCGCTTGCGGATCACGTAGAGCTTGCGCTCGAACGCGGCCCGGTCGGCCACGCCCGGCGCGCGGCCCACGAAGACCTGCTG
This genomic interval from Candidatus Methylomirabilota bacterium contains the following:
- the gltB gene encoding glutamate synthase large subunit, with product MRTSPAAPGLPPAQGLYDPAHEHDACGVGFVVDIKGRRSHAIVSQALEVLKNLLHRGACGCEVNTGDGAGILIQMPHAFLSRECARLGFTLPAPGHYGAGLVFLPRAAGEAAECRRILEEIVQEEGQKVLGWRDVPTDSSAVGPSARAVEPVFQQVFVGRAPGVADRAAFERKLYVIRKRVEHAVNRTALAEKKCFYVPSLSANTLIYKGMLSADQIEAMFPDVIDPLVDSALALVHQRFSTNTFPSWPLAHPYRMIAHNGEINTLRGNINWMHAREAIVRSSVLGEDLTKLMPIVLEGGSDSASFDNVLEFLVMAGRPLPLAILMMIPEAWAGHEGMSEDRKAFYEYHGCLMEPWDGPASIAFTDGTVIGAVLDRNGLRPSRYYVTKDDMVIMASEVGVLDIPAERVLLKERLHPGRIFLVDTAQGRIIDDAELKKAYAGQHPYGEWLKTHIRPIETLPVPPYVPEPNHETVLQRQMAFGYTHEDLRLLLAPMATAGEEPVGSMGTDTALAVLSNRPRLLYDYFKQLFAQVTNPPLDGIREELVTQIATTIGPEGNLLEPTPEAARQLKLRTPILDNEEVARIRHSDVPHYRSKTIQMVYPARGGGGALAAALEDLCRQASAAVHEGHSYLILSDRGVNERLAPIPSLLATAGVHHHLIREGLRVKVGMIVESGDAREVHHAALLLGYGAGAINPYLAFETLDDMIRQNMLPGLDQTTAVKHYIKALNKGVLKVISKMGISTIQSYRGAQIFEAIGLDKAFVDKYFTWTASRIGGVGIDVIAAEAEARHARAFPERPVAEPELEWGGEYQWRRDGEYHLFNPETVFKLQHATRSGQYKIFKDYTRAVDEQSRTLATLRGLFTFKTAPVPIPLSEVEPVERILRRFATGAMSYGSISQEAHETLAIAMNRLGGKSNTGEGGEDATRYVPDPNGDSRRSAIKQVASGRFGVTSEYLVNADDLQIKMAQGAKPGEGGQLPGHKVYPWIARVRHSTPGVGLISPPPHHDIYSIEDLAQLIHDLKNSNPRARISVKLVAEVGVGTVAAGVAKAHSDVVLISGHDGGTGASPLTSLKHGGVPWELGLAETQQVLVLNKLRDRIIVQADGQLKTGRDVAIAALLGAEEFGFSTAPLVVMGCIMMRVCHLNTCPVGIATQDPRLRAKFAGKPEFVETFFRFIAEEVREIMASLGFRTMDEMIGRADRLEVRRAVEHWKAKGLDLTPLLHRPAVGLEVAVRKVVEQDHGLEKSLDMTTLVPMCRPALERGEPVDIRLPIRNVNRTVGTILGYEVTSRHGAAGLPDDTVRLHFSGSAGQSFGAFVPKGITLTLEGDANDYLGKGLSGGKIIAYPPREATFVPEENILVGNVVLYGATGGEAYFRGVAGERFAVRNSGAATVVEGVGDHGCEYMTGGRVVVIGRTGRNFAAGMSGGVAYVLDEAGDFKRRCNLGMVDLEPLVDVEDVELVKDLLSRHIRYTQSAVAARLLVNWERARERFVKVMPKDYKRVLVAIKKAQETGMSVDDAVMASAHG